Proteins from a single region of Butyrivibrio fibrisolvens:
- a CDS encoding S8 family serine peptidase, producing MKIGILDSEIAKDSIIRRDEDRIQQKEMMLSHGEKCAEIIIKYGIDIQIISKKILDANGIGSITDLPNGLEKCYLCGARIVNISFGTTHFRDKEFIRKIVNHYANQGMIIIAASSNDGYTSYPASFSNVIGVSAGDILDTNIDMCIQKGIDFFAPPGHEIEMESVSFFGDKGNSFAAPYVTAMVGNLIEKKGFMTIDKIRRELSKKMNMFLYAPDWIETAWVSPEYQGREAMFYFGVDTRDLQTCINDVDTIVLCNKEEFNSYFSFGKHIVYLGRDNLNICEYEYHFWSSNVQKNRIMLSKEKTGVIDVPIAYFFYEKDVDIISFLDSLKKQFADEGYNAYVGCDSIDSVLYDLEYLPQEDVNKNKIEDYIYWQTNNQQSDIILIGEKKISEYQDMVLMSRI from the coding sequence ATGAAAATAGGAATACTTGATAGCGAAATAGCTAAAGACAGTATTATTAGACGAGACGAAGATAGAATACAGCAGAAGGAAATGATGCTATCGCATGGAGAAAAGTGTGCGGAAATAATAATCAAATATGGGATTGACATTCAAATTATAAGTAAAAAGATATTAGATGCAAATGGAATAGGTTCAATTACGGATCTTCCTAATGGATTAGAAAAGTGTTATTTATGTGGGGCAAGGATTGTTAATATTAGTTTTGGTACTACTCATTTTCGAGATAAGGAGTTTATACGCAAAATAGTAAACCACTACGCAAATCAGGGAATGATTATTATAGCAGCATCATCAAATGATGGATATACATCTTATCCAGCGTCGTTTTCAAATGTAATCGGCGTATCGGCAGGAGATATTTTGGATACAAATATAGATATGTGTATCCAAAAAGGAATTGATTTTTTTGCGCCGCCAGGACACGAAATAGAAATGGAAAGCGTTTCTTTTTTTGGTGATAAAGGGAACAGTTTTGCGGCACCTTATGTCACAGCTATGGTTGGGAACTTAATTGAAAAAAAGGGGTTTATGACTATTGATAAAATCAGGCGAGAATTATCTAAGAAAATGAATATGTTTCTTTATGCCCCTGATTGGATAGAAACGGCATGGGTATCGCCAGAATATCAGGGGCGGGAAGCTATGTTTTATTTTGGGGTAGATACTAGAGATTTACAGACCTGTATCAATGATGTAGATACTATTGTTTTATGTAATAAAGAAGAGTTCAATTCGTATTTTAGTTTTGGTAAGCATATTGTTTATTTGGGTAGGGATAATCTAAATATTTGTGAATATGAATATCATTTTTGGAGCAGCAATGTGCAAAAAAATCGAATAATGTTATCTAAAGAAAAGACAGGGGTAATAGATGTTCCCATTGCTTATTTCTTTTACGAAAAAGATGTAGATATTATAAGTTTTCTTGACTCTTTGAAAAAGCAGTTTGCGGACGAAGGGTATAATGCATATGTTGGTTGTGACTCCATAGATAGTGTGTTATACGATTTAGAATACTTGCCGCAAGAAGATGTTAATAAGAATAAAATAGAAGACTATATTTATTGGCAAACTAATAATCAGCAATCAGACATCATTTTGATTGGCGAGAAAAAAATTAGTGAATATCAGGATATGGTTTTGATGAGTCGGATTTGA